From the genome of Holophagales bacterium:
ACGTCGCCCTGGTCCGTCCCCACGAGCTGAAGGTGAATCTCGGTGGGATAGTGGGACCCGTCCTTCCTGCGGTGCGCCGACTCGAAGCGATGGACCTCGCCCGACCGGGCGCTCGCAGCCCGGAAGACCTCCTGCAGGGACTCGGAGTTGAACTCGGGAGCGATGTCGAGGGGCGTCATCCCCAGCAGCTCCCCTTCGTCGTATCCGAGGTTCCGTACGGCACCGCGGTTCACGAATCGGAACCGGTGGGTCTCCCGGTCGAGAACGTAGACCTCGTTGAGGCTCCGCTCGATGACGTCCCGGAGCCAGGCCCGTTCCGACTCGGCTGCGCGCCGGGCACGCTCGAGCCGGCCCAGCTGCCGCCTCCAGCCCGCCGCGACGCCGGACCCGACGGCGAAGAGGAGTCCGGCCATCACCAGGACCGTCAGCCAGAGCCGCTCGCGAAGCGGAGCGAAGGCCTCGGAAACGTCGATCCGGGCGACGAGCCCCCAGTCGGACCCGGGAATGACACGCGTCGCGGCCAGGACCGGAATTCCCCGGTAGTCCGTTCCGAGGCCGACGCCTTCCTCTCCGAATGCTGCCCGTACGGCCGGGATGTCGGTCTTCGAGAGCGGCACCCTGAGCGCGAGCGCGGAGTCTCGCGCGAACCGCAGCTCGTTCAGGAAAAGGGCGTCGCTTCCCTCCTGCCGGACCAGGAGCGTCTCTGCGGTCCGGCTCGGCAGCGGCCAGCGGGCGACGAAGGGATAGAGGAACGTCGCGGGATCGATGCGCAGGACTACGACGCCGATCCCGCTCCGCGCGCTCTCGTCATGAATCGGTACGACGACTCCCATGTGAATCGCTCCGCCCGGGCCGTCCCTGTGCAGGTCCATCAGGAGAGCGTCCGACTGCACGAGGACGTGCGGCAGCCTCCGTCGCAGCTCGGCGCAGGGCATCGCGGTCCCCCGCGGCGCCCTGAGACGGGAGCTCCCATCCGGCGCCAGCAGCTCGACCACCTCGTATCCGTAGCTCTTCTGGACTCTCTCGAGCCACTCCTCCAGGAGCTCGGCGTCTTCGGACGACGCCGACCCCTCGACGACACCTCGAGCCAGCTGCTCGAAGGCCCTGCTTCGCGCGAGCACCGAGCCGTTCCCGAGGCGCTCGCTCCTCCACCGGACGATCTCCCCCGCCTTCAGGTCGGCGATGGCCGAGACCTCCCGATACGCCTGCGCGCGGAACCGGCGATCCTGCTCCCGGAACCAGTAGACGCCGGAGAGAACGATTCCCGCCGCGAGACACAGGAAGAGGGCGATCAGGGCCACCTCTCCACCTGCCGTCAGCTGGACGCGATCAGACCCGCTCCTTTCGCGCGGCCGCGCCAGTGCGAGGATCCCCACCCCGAGGGCGGCGAAGGCGGCGCTCGTCGTGGCCGCCGGAGGAATGAACGTCCCGCCGTAGAAGAGCGGCTCTCCCGCGAAGTAACCGAGGAGCAGGACTCCTCCTCCCGTCGAGGTCACCCCGGCGGCGGCCGCGGCGAGGCGGGCCCGACCTCCGCGCCGTCCCCCGGCGAGGACGGCCGCCACGAGCGCGACGCTCAACAGAATGAAGCCGGCGGCGCTCACGGGCGACATGAAGCCGACCGGCGAGCCCCCCACTTCACCGCCAATCGAGAGCCCGAGGTGCTCGACCTTCGGCCGGACGCCCGCGAGACCAAGGGCGAGGAGAGCGGCGGCCGCCGCTCCGCCGACGGACGCGACGGAAATGGCGCCGGTGTGCGTCCGCCGGCCCGCGCCCGGAGCGGCCCACGGCCGCCAGTGCCGCCCCGTAGGCGACGAGGAGGAGCGCCGTGCTCGGCGCCATCGGGATGTTCTTCGAGCCGAAGTCCGCGAGGGAAGGGATCCCGAGGGCCCAGCCGGCGAGAGCCAGGGCGCCGAGAGCGGACGATACGACGCCGCACGCCGAAGCCAGGAGGTCGAACCGCCGTGTCTCGGAATGGTGTATCCCGTTCACCGGACCGCTCCCGTCGTCCACGCCCCCTCGATCTCCATCAGTCGCTCCGAGGCCAGTATGCGCCCGCGCGCGACCCCTCGCCGCCGCACACGGACCCCTTCAGTGCGCCGGCAGAGAGAAGAAGAACGTCGCCCCTTCGCCCACCTTCCCCTCGGCCCAGACCCGGCCCCCGTGGCGCAGGACGATCCGCCTCACGAGCGCGAGCCCGACCCCGGTCCCTTCGAACTCGCTGGGAGCGTGAAGCCTCTGGAAGACCCCGAAGAGCTTGCCCGAGTAAGCCATGTTGAATCCCGCGCCGTTGTCCCTCACGCGGTAGACGGCGCTGGGACCCTCGCCCTCTCCGTCGATCTCTATGACGGGCCACTCCCTGTGCGCCGAGAACTTGACGGCGTTCGACAGGAGGTTGACCCAGACCTGCATGAGCAGCGCCGGATCCCCCTCGGCTCTCGGCAGGTCCCCCACCCGGAACTCGATCCGCCCGCGCGCCTCCGGCGCTTCGACGATCTCTTCGAACGCGGCGCGGGCGAGGGAGGCCATGTCGACCGACGCCCGCCGCATCTCGCTGCGGCCCAGGCGGGAGAGGCGCAGCAGGTCGTCGATCAGCTGCGCCATCCTCCTCGCGTTCGCGCTCACGACCCCGAGGAGGCGGCGCCCCTCGGGATCCAGTCTCTCCCCGTGATCCTCCACGATCATCCTGGAGAAACCGTCGATGGCGCGAAGGGGTGCGCGGAGGTCGTGAGACACCGAGTAGGAGAAGGCCTCGAGCTCCTTGTTCGCCTCTTCGAGCTGGGCCGTCCGCTCGGACACGCGTCTCTCCAGCTCGGCGTTCAGCTCGCGGAACATCCCCTCGCTCCGCCGGAGAGCCGCTTCGGTCGCCCGGGACTGCTCCTCGGCCCGCTTGCGCTCCGTGATGTCGAGGACCATCGAGATGTTCGTCGAGGGGGGCTCGCCGGGCGCCCACATCGGGGAGACGGCGAGCGCCCCCCAGACGACGGTTCCGTCCCTCCTCAGGTAGCGCTTGTCGACCGTGAACTCGGAGATCCGTCCGGCCCGAAGCTCTTCCATCCTCGCGAGGTCGCGAGCGACGTCCTCCGGATGGGTGACGTCCTGGAAGCGAAGGGTTTCCAGCTCCTCCCGGGAGTAGCCGACGAGCTCGGCGTAGCGCTGGTTGACCCGCAGGAACGCGCCCGTTCCCGTGTCCACCTGCGCGACCCCGACGACGGTCTGGTCGAAGAGAGCGCGGAAGAGGGACTCCCTCTCGCGCAGCGCCCCGGAGTCCCGCTCCCGCCTCAGGCGGTTCGCCATGAGGAGACCGAGCGCCGCCGTCGCGGGCGGGTAGATCAGGAGGATCGGGAGGGTGATGTGAGAGAGCACCCGAAGGGCGCTCGACCAGGGAAGAGTGAAGAACAGGCAGAGCATCGCCACGTGGACGGCGAGACCGAGCGCGGTGAGCTCGACCCACTCCAGGTCGGCGAGACGCGACCGTCGGCGGTACCGCCAGAGGAGACCGATACAGCCGGACGCCACGATGACCAGGACGCCCGTGAGAGCTGCCGCGCCCCCCATCCAGATCCGGAAGGCCGACGTCACCGCCATGGCGATGACGGTCGGCACCGTTCCGAAGTAGAGGCCGGCCACCCCGAGGAGGATCGAGCGCGTGTCGAACACGATCCCGGGCTCGAGCGTCCACGAGGAGAGCATCACCGCCACCCCGAGGCCTGCGACCGCGAGACCGACGGGAACCTGCCGCAGACGGCTCGCGTCGGCCCTCCACCGCGTCGTGGCGAGGTCGTAGACGAGCGCCAGCGCCAGCAGGAGCGCGGCATTGTGGACGAGCGCGAGGAAGCCGCCTTCAGGCATCGGCCCGCCGTCGCCCCGTCCTCATCTTCGAGGGGGCCCGCAGGGCCAGCTCCGCGTCACTCTCGTCGTCTTCCACGAGGAGGATTCGCACGTTCTGGGACATCGCATCCTCCGACTCAGCGAATAGTAGACGCTCGGGCTGTGTACCGGCCGACCCGTCCGCCCGCGTCGGGGATTTCCGTTGACCCCGGCCCCCGCCGCAGCTACATTTCGCAGGAGACCGAAATGGTAGACAGGAACCTGCCCAACCTCGCGGGCCGGATGCAGGCTCTCGCGAACGCCACCCGGCTCCGCGTCCTGCTGCTGTTGCGCGACGGGGGTCTCTGCGTCTGCCAGGTCGCCGCCATCATCGACGTCCCCGCATCCACCGTCTCCAGCCATCTCGCCGATCTCAAGCGGGCCGGAATCGTGAGCGAGCACCGCCGTGGGCGTTTCGTCTGGTACGCGCTTCGCCGGCACGACGACGTCGTCCCGTGGCTCCGCCTCGTGGCCCGCCAGACGACGAGCGACCCGCAGCTCGCCGCCGACCACGCCCGGGCCACCCGCATCCGCCTCGTCCCGCCCGAGATGCTCCTGGCCTCGACGGGCTGCGAAGCGACGCAGAGCGTTCCGACGCCCGGTACGGCGACGGCGTCTCCCCGTCACCCGGCGGCGCGTCGCCGGTTTTCCGCCGTCTGAGCGCCCGGCCCCCCCGTCTCGAATGGAGAGCGCGCTGGACATCGTCCCATCAAGAAACTATGATTCGTGTTTAACCGAAGCCAGCCCGGCGTCGCCGGGTCCCGCGCTCGCGACGAAAGGAACCGCCCATGGAAACCACCCCCTCCCACAGGAAGATCGAGATCCTCGGCCCCGGATGCACCCGCTGCAAGGAGACGTTCCGCGTCGTCGCGCACGTCGTCGAGACCGAGAAGCTCCCCTTCACCGTCGAGAAGGTCGAGGGGATGGAGCGGATGCTCGAGCTCGGCCTCCTCGCGACCCCCGGCGTCGCCGTCGAGGGGAAGGTGATCTTCTCCGGCCGGATCCCGAAGGCCGAGGAGCTCCGCGCGGCCCTGGCCGCCCTCTGAGACCCCGCGACGGGGCGGGGCCGCGTCCGCCGCGGCGCCCGCCCGGAGGCCATCCATGAAGGAGAGGACGAAGCTCCTCCTGATCGTCGGGGTCTTTCTCGGCGCCTACTTTCTGCCGGTCGAGAGCGCTCGTTTCCAGCGGGCCGTCCCCGAGGGGTTCGTCCTGCTCCGCGACTACGCCCGCGAGCACGTCCTCCTCTGCCTCGTCCCGGCCTTCTTCATCGCGGGAGCGATCGGCCAGTTCGTCAGCCAGGGCGCCGTCATGAAGTACCTCGGCGCCACGGCGAAGCGCCCGGTCGCCTACGGCGTCGGCTCGGTCTCCGGCGCCATCCTCGCGGTCTGCTCCTGCACGGTCCTGCCGCTCTTCTCGAGCATCTACAAGCGCGGTGCGGGTCTCGGACCGGCCACGGCGTTCCTCTATTCCGGCCCCGCGATCAACGTCCTCGCGATGATCCTCACCGCCCGCGTCCTCGGCCTCCAGCTGGGCCTCGCCCGCGCGATCGGGGCCGTGGTCTTCGCCGTCGTCATCGGGCTCCTCATGGCCGCGATCTTCCGGAAGGAGGAGGCCGAGCGGGTGAAGAACGGCCCCGATCCGTTCGCGGCGGCCGGCACCGCGGCGAGCGGACGGACGCGCGAGGTGTGGCAGGACGCTTCCTTCCTCGGCTCGATGATTGCGATCCTCGTCTTCGCGAACTGGGGCGCATCGAACAGGGCCGTCGGCTTCTTCGCGGCGGTCTACGAGGTCCACTGGATACTGACCGGCGCGGCCCTCGCGGCCCTCATCTTCATGATGCTGCGCTGGTACGACCGGGAAGAGCTGCGGCTCTGGGTCCTCGGGACCTGGGAGTTCGCCAAGCAGATCCTCCCGCTCCTCCTCGGCGGCGTTCTCGTCGCCGGGTGGCTCATGGGCCGCCCCGGGCACGACTCCGGGCTGATCCCCGACGCGTGGGTCGCCGGGG
Proteins encoded in this window:
- a CDS encoding PAS domain S-box protein, giving the protein MGGSPVGFMSPVSAAGFILLSVALVAAVLAGGRRGGRARLAAAAAGVTSTGGGVLLLGYFAGEPLFYGGTFIPPAATTSAAFAALGVGILALARPRERSGSDRVQLTAGGEVALIALFLCLAAGIVLSGVYWFREQDRRFRAQAYREVSAIADLKAGEIVRWRSERLGNGSVLARSRAFEQLARGVVEGSASSEDAELLEEWLERVQKSYGYEVVELLAPDGSSRLRAPRGTAMPCAELRRRLPHVLVQSDALLMDLHRDGPGGAIHMGVVVPIHDESARSGIGVVVLRIDPATFLYPFVARWPLPSRTAETLLVRQEGSDALFLNELRFARDSALALRVPLSKTDIPAVRAAFGEEGVGLGTDYRGIPVLAATRVIPGSDWGLVARIDVSEAFAPLRERLWLTVLVMAGLLFAVGSGVAAGWRRQLGRLERARRAAESERAWLRDVIERSLNEVYVLDRETHRFRFVNRGAVRNLGYDEGELLGMTPLDIAPEFNSESLQEVFRAASARSGEVHRFESAHRRKDGSHYPTEIHLQLVGTDQGDVFLALVSDITERRRAEEEVLRLNADLERRVTERTAELAAANKELETFAYSVSHDLKSPLRAIDGYSQILLEEHAEALNPDGRATLVKVRRGAQRMGQLVEALLAYSRIERRAIHVGTVNVSTAVAAVLGELQEEIVASGAEVAVDVDGLVVKADHEGLAIVLRNLVGNALKYSQGARPPRIEISGSAEEGTTRLRIRDNGIGFDMAYHDRIFEIFQRLHRLEEFAGTGIGLALVRKAVERMKGRVWAESAPGKGATFFVELPG
- a CDS encoding PAS domain S-box protein, with product MPEGGFLALVHNAALLLALALVYDLATTRWRADASRLRQVPVGLAVAGLGVAVMLSSWTLEPGIVFDTRSILLGVAGLYFGTVPTVIAMAVTSAFRIWMGGAAALTGVLVIVASGCIGLLWRYRRRSRLADLEWVELTALGLAVHVAMLCLFFTLPWSSALRVLSHITLPILLIYPPATAALGLLMANRLRRERDSGALRERESLFRALFDQTVVGVAQVDTGTGAFLRVNQRYAELVGYSREELETLRFQDVTHPEDVARDLARMEELRAGRISEFTVDKRYLRRDGTVVWGALAVSPMWAPGEPPSTNISMVLDITERKRAEEQSRATEAALRRSEGMFRELNAELERRVSERTAQLEEANKELEAFSYSVSHDLRAPLRAIDGFSRMIVEDHGERLDPEGRRLLGVVSANARRMAQLIDDLLRLSRLGRSEMRRASVDMASLARAAFEEIVEAPEARGRIEFRVGDLPRAEGDPALLMQVWVNLLSNAVKFSAHREWPVIEIDGEGEGPSAVYRVRDNGAGFNMAYSGKLFGVFQRLHAPSEFEGTGVGLALVRRIVLRHGGRVWAEGKVGEGATFFFSLPAH
- a CDS encoding helix-turn-helix transcriptional regulator; the encoded protein is MVDRNLPNLAGRMQALANATRLRVLLLLRDGGLCVCQVAAIIDVPASTVSSHLADLKRAGIVSEHRRGRFVWYALRRHDDVVPWLRLVARQTTSDPQLAADHARATRIRLVPPEMLLASTGCEATQSVPTPGTATASPRHPAARRRFSAV
- a CDS encoding TM0996/MTH895 family glutaredoxin-like protein, producing METTPSHRKIEILGPGCTRCKETFRVVAHVVETEKLPFTVEKVEGMERMLELGLLATPGVAVEGKVIFSGRIPKAEELRAALAAL